The Setaria viridis chromosome 6, Setaria_viridis_v4.0, whole genome shotgun sequence genome contains a region encoding:
- the LOC117861735 gene encoding wall-associated receptor kinase-like 22 yields MLKSILKSDGNTSFTIYDRGDLVKATRNFHKNNSIGEGAHGTVYKAILCGGDDTTPAATVAVKRCKQIDPSRTEEFVRELVILCRVNHPNIVRLVGCCLHFQAPMLVYEFVQNGTLDKLLHGWPKRRVMLATRLRIAAETAEALAHLHSPPHTTLHGDVKPENILLDDGWVAKVSDFGCSTIDDNIQVVPKGTLAYLDPEFLQDFQLAAKPDVYSFGVVLMELLTRKKPRAKEQKNLAIMFQECMGNGTLVDLLDADIVKEGSSTMGVIHQASELASRCTAVPGKERPALGEVAEELRRLSDIMPEDSEALHALEGHGYISTAGETETTGFYGIGRAALSTELAR; encoded by the coding sequence ATGCTCAAGAGCATTCTGAAATCAGACGGCAACACCTCCTTCACCATCTACGACAGAGGAGACCTCGTCAAGGCCACGCGAAACTTCCACAAGAACAACAGCATCGGGGAAGGAGCACATGGGACCGTCTACAAGGCGATCCTttgcggcggcgacgacacCACGCCGGCGGCCACTGTCGCGGTGAAGCGATGCAAGCAGATCGACCCGAGCAGGACGGAGGAGTTCGTACGGGAGCTGGTCATACTCTGCCGCGTCAATCACCCCAACATCGTCAGGCTTGTCGGCTGCTGCCTGCATTTTCAGGCTCCCATGCTCGTGTACGAGTTCGTGCAGAACGGGACCCTGGATAAACTTCTTCACGGGTGGCCGAAGCGCCGGGTGATGCTGGCGACCCGCCTGCGGATCGCCGCCGAGACCGCGGAGGCCCTCGCGCACCTACACTCGCCGCCGCACACAACGCTTCACGGCGACGTGAAGCCGGAGaacatcctcctcgacgacggctGGGTTGCCAAGGTGTCCGACTTCGGCTGCTCAACCATCGACGACAACATCCAGGTCGTGCCCAAGGGCACGCTTGCATACCTTGACCCGGAGTTTCTGCAGGACTTCCAGCTCGCGGCCAAGCCCGACGTCTACAGCTTTGGGGTAGTGCTGATGGAGCTGCTGACCCGTAAGAAGCCACGGGCAAAAGAACAGAAGAACCTGGCGATAATGTTTCAGGAATGCATGGGGAATGGGACACTTGTTGATCTCCTGGACGCTGACATTGTCAAAGAAGGCTCCAGTACCATGGGGGTGATCCATCAAGCTTCGGAGCTTGCGAGCCGATGCACAGCTGTTCCGGGTAAGGAAAGGCCTGCCTTGGGAGAGGTCGCGGAGGAGCTCCGGCGGCTGTCAGACATAATGCCGGAAGACTCAGAGGCGCTACACGCTCTCGAGGGTCACGGGTATATCAGTACTGCTGGTGAGACCGAAACGACGGGGTTTTATGGCATTGGAAGAGCTGCTCTAAGCACAGAACTCGCCAGATGA